In Capillimicrobium parvum, a genomic segment contains:
- a CDS encoding response regulator transcription factor, whose amino-acid sequence MTVETLEILVVDDESELREQIKRLFERDGHRVVAVADGRAAIDRATTGRFDVVLLDVALGAGPDGYEVCRTMRDRRNLVPIIMLTALDSEADAVLGLEAGADDYVTKPFGPAELRSRIRAVLRRAGTRALGDEVLQVGPIVLDRSRRTVTVDGRPVEMTFSEFELLETLMLAPGRSFNRQELLRAIWGDSAYRDPRGVDVHVCHMREKLEARPDKPELLLTVRGVGYRLHSP is encoded by the coding sequence GTGACGGTCGAGACGCTCGAGATCCTCGTCGTCGACGACGAGTCCGAGCTGCGCGAGCAGATCAAGCGCCTGTTCGAGCGTGACGGGCACCGGGTGGTGGCCGTCGCCGACGGGCGCGCGGCGATCGACCGCGCCACCACGGGGCGCTTCGATGTCGTGCTGCTGGACGTTGCCCTCGGCGCCGGCCCCGACGGCTACGAGGTCTGCCGCACGATGCGCGACCGCCGCAACCTCGTCCCGATCATCATGCTGACCGCGCTCGACAGCGAGGCCGACGCGGTGCTCGGGCTGGAGGCCGGCGCCGACGACTACGTGACGAAGCCGTTCGGGCCCGCCGAGCTGCGCAGCCGCATCCGCGCCGTCCTGCGCCGCGCCGGCACCCGCGCGCTCGGCGACGAGGTCCTGCAGGTCGGGCCGATCGTGCTCGACCGGAGCCGGCGCACCGTGACGGTCGACGGCCGACCGGTCGAGATGACCTTCTCGGAGTTCGAGCTGCTCGAGACGCTGATGCTCGCCCCGGGACGCTCGTTCAACCGCCAGGAGCTGCTGCGGGCGATCTGGGGCGACAGCGCCTACCGGGACCCGCGCGGCGTCGACGTCCACGTCTGCCACATGCGCGAGAAGCTC
- a CDS encoding DUF421 domain-containing protein, translating into MLHGIFVLQVPVAEKLLRTVLVYATIVLLFRLTGKRELAGLNTLDFVVLFLLSNVVQNAIIGSDNSFSRGAIGAATLVGVNAAVNRVVAASPTVARWLEGTPTPVIADGEPLMRDMRRMGLRTADLEHAVKLQNGDAIGDVASGVLEPGGHLILDLKPSQRGATSGDIDRVLRRIAALDRRAAPRG; encoded by the coding sequence ATGTTGCACGGCATCTTCGTCCTGCAGGTCCCGGTCGCCGAGAAGCTCCTGCGTACGGTCCTCGTCTACGCGACGATCGTGCTGCTGTTCCGGCTGACGGGCAAGCGGGAGCTCGCGGGCCTGAACACGCTCGACTTCGTCGTGCTGTTCCTGCTGTCCAACGTCGTCCAGAACGCGATCATCGGCAGCGACAACAGCTTCTCCCGCGGGGCGATCGGCGCGGCGACGCTGGTGGGGGTCAACGCCGCGGTCAACCGCGTGGTGGCCGCGTCGCCGACGGTCGCCCGCTGGCTGGAGGGCACCCCGACGCCGGTGATCGCCGACGGCGAGCCCCTGATGCGCGACATGCGCCGCATGGGCCTGCGGACCGCCGATCTCGAGCACGCCGTCAAGCTGCAGAACGGCGACGCGATCGGCGATGTCGCCAGCGGGGTCCTCGAGCCGGGCGGCCACCTGATCCTCGACCTCAAGCCGTCCCAGCGCGGGGCCACCAGCGGCGACATCGACCGCGTGCTGAGGCGGATCGCGGCGCTCGATCGCCGCGCCGCGCCGCGCGGGTGA
- a CDS encoding polysaccharide deacetylase family protein has protein sequence MAPAHAMLACLGGGVLAAHAVPALAQPLPRIGDLLGVERRVPGPAAVALTFDDGPHPQATEQVLEVLRARRATATFFLVGEQAVRHGGAAAEVAAAGHAIGVHGFRHRNLLRLTPAQTVDDLRRGRAAVAEATGLDPWVYRPPYGVLSGGALREARRRRWRVVLWSRWGRDWRADATAGSVCTLVVAGLAGRDVVLLHDADHYAAAGSWRATVGALPRILDAIQDAGLVTVRL, from the coding sequence ATGGCGCCGGCGCACGCGATGCTCGCCTGTCTTGGCGGCGGCGTGCTGGCCGCCCACGCTGTCCCGGCGCTCGCCCAGCCCCTACCCCGGATCGGCGACCTCCTGGGCGTCGAGCGGCGCGTCCCCGGACCGGCCGCGGTCGCGCTGACGTTCGACGACGGCCCGCACCCGCAGGCCACGGAGCAGGTCCTCGAGGTGCTGCGCGCGCGCCGGGCCACCGCGACGTTCTTCCTGGTCGGCGAGCAGGCGGTGCGCCATGGCGGTGCCGCCGCCGAGGTCGCGGCGGCCGGGCACGCGATCGGGGTCCACGGGTTCCGCCACCGCAACCTTCTGCGCCTGACGCCCGCGCAGACCGTGGACGACCTGCGGCGCGGTCGCGCCGCGGTCGCCGAGGCGACCGGGCTCGATCCGTGGGTGTACCGCCCGCCGTACGGGGTGCTGAGCGGCGGCGCGCTGCGCGAGGCGCGCCGCCGGCGCTGGCGCGTCGTGCTCTGGAGCCGCTGGGGCCGCGACTGGCGCGCCGACGCGACCGCGGGCTCGGTGTGCACGCTCGTCGTCGCCGGGCTCGCCGGCCGCGACGTCGTCCTGCTGCACGATGCCGACCACTATGCGGCCGCCGGATCGTGGCGGGCGACGGTCGGCGCGCTCCCGCGGATCCTCGACGCGATCCAGGACGCCGGGCTGGTGACGGTGCGCCTGTGA
- a CDS encoding MGDG synthase family glycosyltransferase: protein MSLRVLILSADIGEGHNTAARALAQGLRRRGAVVHVDEHLESLSAAQRLALREGSRLLFRHAPWAFGAYYRLLLRSRTARALARASLVRFGARPMLRMIDRHRPDVIVSTYPATTVVLGELRRRGAVRAPVVATITDVTGLFFWAAPRIDLHLVSWRESIEEVLTIAPGSDVRHVAGLTDRVFQRPRSKREARTALGLAADRPVVVVSGGGWGVGDLAGAACAALAVPGAQVIVAAGRDPAVRARLERRIGAAAGLHVLGFTDRMSDLLAAADVLVHATGGVTCLEARLRGCPVVLYGFAVGHVRHNAVAMERLGLSLRARRPAELTAAIVRILQEPAPNARPCGALPSAANAVMTARALDLAPVPVRRAPSRVRGRVAVAALVGALVVAGFAQTAPGDAIADHARLHVHSVLVAPIR from the coding sequence GTGAGCCTGCGGGTCCTCATCCTGTCCGCGGACATCGGCGAGGGCCACAACACCGCCGCGCGCGCGCTCGCACAGGGATTGCGCCGGCGCGGCGCGGTCGTCCACGTGGACGAGCACCTCGAGTCGCTGTCGGCCGCGCAGCGACTCGCCTTGCGTGAAGGCTCGAGGCTGCTGTTCCGCCACGCTCCGTGGGCGTTCGGCGCGTACTACCGGCTCTTGCTGCGCTCCCGGACCGCGCGGGCGCTCGCACGCGCCTCGCTGGTGCGGTTCGGCGCCCGACCGATGCTGCGCATGATCGATCGCCACCGGCCGGACGTGATCGTCTCGACGTATCCGGCGACGACCGTCGTTCTGGGCGAGTTGCGCCGCCGGGGCGCGGTCCGCGCACCCGTGGTCGCCACGATCACGGACGTGACCGGGCTGTTCTTCTGGGCTGCGCCCCGGATCGACCTGCACCTGGTGAGCTGGCGGGAGTCGATCGAGGAGGTGCTCACCATTGCGCCGGGCAGCGACGTCCGGCATGTCGCCGGTCTGACCGATCGCGTGTTCCAGCGCCCCCGGAGCAAGCGGGAGGCCCGGACCGCGCTCGGACTGGCCGCCGATCGTCCGGTCGTGGTCGTCTCAGGCGGTGGATGGGGCGTGGGGGACCTGGCGGGGGCGGCTTGCGCCGCGCTCGCGGTCCCCGGCGCGCAGGTGATCGTCGCGGCCGGACGGGACCCGGCCGTGCGCGCCCGGCTCGAGCGGCGCATCGGCGCGGCGGCAGGGCTTCACGTCCTCGGCTTCACCGACCGGATGAGCGACCTCCTAGCCGCCGCCGACGTGCTCGTGCACGCGACCGGCGGCGTCACCTGCCTCGAGGCGCGGCTTCGCGGTTGCCCCGTCGTGCTCTACGGCTTCGCCGTCGGACACGTCCGCCACAACGCGGTCGCGATGGAGCGTCTCGGCCTGAGCCTCAGAGCGCGTCGGCCGGCCGAGCTGACGGCGGCCATCGTCCGGATCCTGCAGGAGCCCGCGCCGAACGCGCGGCCGTGCGGAGCGCTTCCGTCGGCCGCGAACGCCGTCATGACGGCGCGGGCGCTCGATCTGGCGCCCGTCCCCGTCCGCCGGGCGCCGTCGCGGGTGCGTGGCCGTGTGGCGGTCGCGGCGCTCGTCGGCGCGCTGGTGGTCGCGGGGTTCGCGCAGACCGCACCGGGCGACGCGATCGCCGATCACGCGCGGCTGCACGTCCACTCGGTGCTCGTCGCACCGATCCGATGA
- a CDS encoding thiolase family protein, with protein sequence MRFENTVIPLRAAWSSPFVRWQGATADLNSLELAKQVTGRALRERGTTWPVRELVLGWTIPQKEAFYGAPTLAAQLGFPGVSGPMISQACATSVAALHAAAATQDVEPMGARLVVTTDRTSNGPHLTYPRTSAPGGTPDSENWVLDSFARDPMTGESMLATAERVAVEGGMDKSHLDELTVRRYEQYADALADDRAFQRRWMVPITVGRGKRATEIEEDQGIRPAVLEELGALAPVTPDGVVSYGSQTHPADGAAGMILTTAQQARDLGVDGPLARIRSTGFARVDAGTMPKAPVPAARAALHDAGLTFDDVDIVKTHNPFVVNDVWFARETGVDARALNPYGCSLIYGHPQGPTGARGIVELLHALEDRGGGIGLFTGCAAGDTGAAVVVEVTG encoded by the coding sequence GTGCGCTTCGAGAACACCGTCATTCCCCTGCGGGCCGCGTGGTCGTCGCCGTTCGTGCGCTGGCAGGGAGCCACCGCCGACCTCAACAGCCTCGAGCTGGCCAAGCAGGTCACCGGGCGTGCGCTGCGCGAGCGCGGGACGACGTGGCCGGTCCGCGAGCTCGTCCTAGGCTGGACCATTCCCCAGAAGGAGGCGTTCTACGGCGCTCCCACCCTCGCCGCGCAACTCGGGTTCCCCGGCGTCAGCGGTCCCATGATCTCGCAGGCATGCGCCACCTCGGTGGCCGCGCTGCACGCGGCGGCGGCAACCCAGGACGTCGAGCCGATGGGCGCGCGCCTCGTCGTCACCACCGACCGCACATCGAACGGACCGCACCTCACCTACCCACGCACGAGCGCACCCGGCGGCACCCCGGACAGCGAGAACTGGGTCCTCGACTCCTTCGCCCGCGACCCGATGACCGGCGAGTCGATGCTCGCGACGGCGGAGCGCGTCGCGGTCGAGGGCGGCATGGACAAGTCGCACCTCGACGAGCTCACCGTCCGCCGCTACGAGCAGTACGCCGACGCTCTCGCCGACGACCGCGCCTTCCAGCGCCGCTGGATGGTTCCGATCACCGTCGGCCGCGGGAAGCGCGCGACCGAGATCGAGGAGGATCAGGGCATCCGACCCGCCGTCCTCGAGGAGCTCGGTGCGCTGGCCCCGGTCACGCCGGATGGCGTCGTGAGTTACGGCAGCCAGACCCACCCGGCCGACGGCGCCGCCGGGATGATCCTCACCACCGCCCAGCAGGCGCGCGACCTGGGCGTGGACGGCCCTCTGGCCCGCATCCGGTCCACCGGCTTCGCCCGCGTCGACGCCGGCACGATGCCCAAGGCCCCGGTGCCCGCCGCACGCGCGGCACTCCACGACGCCGGGCTGACGTTCGACGACGTCGACATCGTCAAGACCCACAATCCGTTCGTCGTCAACGACGTGTGGTTCGCCCGCGAGACCGGCGTCGATGCGCGCGCCCTCAACCCCTACGGCTGCAGCCTCATCTACGGCCACCCGCAGGGCCCGACCGGCGCGCGCGGCATCGTCGAGCTGCTGCACGCGCTCGAAGACCGCGGCGGCGGCATCGGCCTGTTCACCGGATGCGCCGCCGGCGACACCGGCGCCGCCGTCGTCGTCGAGGTCACGGGCTGA
- a CDS encoding dihydrodipicolinate synthase family protein → MARTPQVGTADITGVVAYQPTTVRTDVVIDRNTKDAIDLDEAARAADVLVRDGASAICLNGTFGELSSLTLEEILAFTRAVVESVADRVPVFGGATTLNTRDTLDRARRFREIGAHGLNLGRGMLSAMGDVNIVRWYQDVAQELPDMAIFRYDDVQAFKRPINTAVYRELAKIPQVVACKYRTQIVVGRMIQTNTYNAGLEAAAAVPA, encoded by the coding sequence GTGGCACGGACACCGCAGGTTGGCACGGCGGACATCACGGGCGTCGTCGCCTACCAGCCCACGACGGTCCGCACCGACGTCGTCATCGACCGCAACACGAAGGACGCGATCGACCTCGACGAGGCGGCGCGGGCCGCCGACGTGCTGGTCCGGGACGGAGCGAGCGCGATCTGCCTGAACGGCACGTTCGGCGAGCTGTCGTCGCTCACCCTCGAGGAGATCCTCGCCTTCACGCGCGCCGTCGTGGAGTCGGTCGCCGACCGCGTGCCGGTGTTCGGGGGAGCCACGACGCTGAACACCCGAGACACGCTCGACCGGGCGCGCCGGTTCCGCGAGATCGGCGCTCACGGCCTGAACCTCGGCCGCGGGATGCTCTCCGCCATGGGCGACGTCAACATCGTCCGCTGGTACCAGGACGTCGCGCAGGAGCTGCCCGATATGGCGATCTTCCGCTACGACGACGTCCAGGCGTTCAAGCGCCCGATCAACACCGCGGTCTATCGCGAGCTGGCGAAGATCCCGCAGGTCGTCGCCTGCAAGTACCGCACGCAGATCGTCGTCGGGCGCATGATCCAGACGAACACCTACAACGCCGGTCTCGAGGCGGCCGCGGCAGTCCCGGCATGA
- a CDS encoding RraA family protein, whose product MRLAQRLAALSASGVSDATGGQGVVRTGLIRYSGSGTVAGRAVTADCAEGSLLAVFGALDRAQPATCSA is encoded by the coding sequence ATGAGACTTGCGCAGCGGCTGGCCGCGCTCAGCGCGTCGGGCGTCTCCGACGCGACCGGTGGCCAGGGCGTCGTGCGCACCGGCCTGATCCGCTACAGCGGCTCGGGCACCGTCGCCGGCCGCGCCGTGACCGCCGATTGCGCGGAGGGCTCGCTGCTCGCGGTGTTCGGTGCGCTCGACCGGGCGCAGCCGGCGACGTGCTCTGCATGA
- a CDS encoding RraA family protein yields the protein MTAPGDTAYLGELLATDIANRGLAAAVVDGLIRDSEALPGLPVSFFARGVTPTARRGDDPGRSMIPIDLGGVQVRPGDWIVADGDGVVAIAAGEVDSVLAKAEEAARLEERMLERIRAGANVMDAVRAVIGAPS from the coding sequence ATGACCGCCCCGGGCGACACCGCCTATCTGGGCGAGCTGCTCGCGACGGACATCGCCAACCGCGGCCTCGCGGCGGCGGTGGTCGACGGCCTCATCCGCGACAGCGAGGCGCTGCCGGGCCTGCCGGTCTCGTTCTTCGCGCGCGGCGTCACGCCGACGGCCCGTCGCGGCGACGACCCAGGGCGATCCATGATCCCCATCGACCTGGGCGGGGTGCAGGTGCGTCCGGGAGACTGGATCGTCGCCGACGGGGACGGCGTCGTGGCGATCGCCGCCGGCGAGGTCGACAGCGTGCTGGCCAAGGCCGAGGAGGCTGCGCGGCTGGAGGAGCGGATGCTCGAGCGCATCAGGGCGGGCGCCAACGTGATGGACGCCGTCCGCGCGGTGATCGGGGCGCCGTCGTGA
- a CDS encoding aldehyde dehydrogenase, with product MSGTATRPAPMMIGAEHETRSGETLDVLTPSTGEVIARVPAGDATDVDLAVARAKEAFATWSRVPAAQRAKLINRLADLVDERLPELFELETSNNGRPIVETRAQLSMAGGIYRYNAALALTERGETFDAGPQHHGYLQRSPLGVCGVIVPFNHPFLIMARGVAPALAAGNTVVVKPSELTPLTALRFARLAAEAGIPDGVVNVVTGLGPAVGAPLTRHPDVKKIEFTGGAGTGRQVAVAAAERFVSYSAELGGKTPVLVFDDAGVEEAARGCAFAAFIAAGQTCVCGSRILVQESMYDAFVSALVEQTGAIGIGDPADRATQMGPLISAAARDRSAAYTAIARDEGATILTGGAPPRLDAPFDRGFFFAPTIVGNATNGMRCAQEEIFGPVIVVATFRDEADAIRQANDIPFGLGAAIWTRDVARAHRVAGRIEAGMVWVNDHHRTAPAMPWGGVKDPGFGKQSGREAYDSFTTVKAVVVRTAPDPVDWYGSDPHDRLN from the coding sequence GTGAGCGGGACGGCGACGCGGCCGGCGCCGATGATGATCGGCGCGGAGCACGAGACGCGGTCCGGCGAGACCCTTGACGTCCTGACGCCCTCGACCGGCGAGGTGATCGCGCGGGTGCCCGCAGGCGACGCGACGGACGTGGATCTCGCCGTCGCGCGCGCGAAGGAGGCGTTCGCGACGTGGTCGCGCGTCCCCGCCGCCCAGCGCGCGAAGCTGATCAACCGCCTCGCCGACCTCGTCGACGAGCGGCTGCCCGAGCTGTTCGAGCTCGAGACGTCGAACAACGGCCGCCCGATCGTCGAGACGCGCGCCCAGCTGTCGATGGCCGGCGGCATCTACCGCTACAACGCCGCCCTCGCGCTGACCGAGCGCGGCGAGACGTTCGACGCCGGCCCGCAGCACCATGGCTACCTGCAGCGCTCGCCGCTCGGCGTGTGTGGCGTGATCGTCCCGTTCAACCACCCGTTTCTCATCATGGCCCGCGGCGTGGCGCCCGCGCTGGCCGCGGGCAACACCGTGGTCGTCAAGCCGTCCGAGCTCACGCCGCTCACCGCGCTGCGCTTCGCCCGTCTCGCGGCGGAGGCGGGGATCCCCGACGGCGTCGTCAACGTCGTCACGGGCCTCGGCCCGGCGGTCGGGGCGCCGCTGACCCGCCACCCGGACGTCAAGAAGATCGAGTTCACCGGCGGCGCGGGGACCGGGCGGCAGGTCGCGGTGGCCGCGGCCGAGCGCTTCGTCTCCTACAGCGCCGAGCTCGGCGGCAAGACGCCGGTGCTGGTGTTCGACGATGCGGGCGTGGAGGAGGCCGCGCGCGGCTGCGCGTTCGCCGCCTTCATCGCGGCCGGGCAGACGTGCGTCTGCGGCTCCCGGATCCTCGTGCAGGAGTCGATGTACGACGCGTTCGTCAGCGCGCTCGTCGAGCAGACCGGGGCGATCGGCATCGGCGATCCGGCGGATCGCGCGACGCAGATGGGGCCGCTCATCTCCGCCGCCGCGCGCGACCGCTCGGCCGCCTACACCGCGATCGCGCGCGACGAGGGTGCGACGATCCTCACCGGGGGCGCGCCGCCGCGGCTCGACGCGCCCTTCGACCGCGGGTTCTTCTTCGCGCCGACCATCGTCGGCAACGCGACGAACGGGATGCGCTGCGCCCAGGAGGAGATCTTCGGCCCGGTCATCGTCGTGGCGACGTTCCGCGACGAGGCGGACGCGATCCGCCAGGCCAACGACATCCCGTTCGGGCTCGGCGCGGCGATCTGGACCCGCGACGTCGCCCGCGCACACCGGGTGGCCGGCCGGATCGAGGCCGGGATGGTGTGGGTCAACGACCACCACCGGACCGCGCCGGCGATGCCGTGGGGCGGGGTGAAGGACCCCGGCTTCGGCAAGCAGTCGGGGCGGGAGGCGTACGACTCGTTCACCACCGTGAAGGCGGTCGTCGTCCGGACGGCTCCCGACCCGGTCGACTGGTACGGCAGCGACCCGCACGACCGGCTGAACTGA
- a CDS encoding ornithine cyclodeaminase family protein: MSDAPFFVSSQAATQVFAWPEAIAALAQAYAAPPNPAATPPRTVAHDDGAWLRTLPALPSGGRYFGAKLMAMAPASAQPGVEYVIVLWDRETSRIAAFVDGHEVTALRTAATSAAALDRLAPPGPIRLGVLGSGLEATMHVRAFSAVRPIERLVVSSPTPARREAFAETAARDLGCAAEAVADGAAAVRGASVVLAAARSRGEQPILHGDWLAPEVAVVSIGSTIPAQREIGASVVAASDLIVCDTVEEVVEQTGDMLEAARAGIDFAGRTFSLHDLLAGALDERLAHAPRRLFKSVGGGLQDVVVAEVIVRRALEAGLTTPLPIGFDTKE, translated from the coding sequence ATGAGCGACGCTCCGTTCTTCGTCTCCTCGCAGGCGGCCACGCAGGTGTTCGCCTGGCCGGAGGCGATCGCCGCGCTGGCGCAGGCCTACGCGGCGCCGCCCAACCCGGCGGCAACTCCGCCGCGCACCGTCGCCCACGACGACGGCGCCTGGCTGCGCACCCTGCCGGCGCTGCCCAGCGGCGGGCGGTACTTCGGCGCCAAGCTCATGGCGATGGCGCCCGCCTCGGCCCAGCCCGGGGTCGAGTACGTGATCGTGTTGTGGGATCGCGAGACCAGCCGCATCGCGGCGTTCGTGGACGGCCACGAGGTCACGGCCCTGCGCACCGCGGCGACCTCGGCCGCCGCCCTCGACCGCCTGGCCCCACCCGGCCCGATCCGCCTCGGCGTCCTCGGCAGCGGCCTGGAGGCGACGATGCACGTGCGCGCCTTCTCCGCCGTGCGGCCGATCGAACGGCTCGTCGTCTCGAGCCCCACGCCGGCGCGCCGCGAGGCGTTCGCCGAGACGGCCGCCCGCGACCTGGGCTGCGCGGCCGAGGCGGTCGCCGACGGCGCCGCCGCGGTGCGGGGCGCGTCGGTCGTGCTGGCGGCGGCCCGGTCGCGCGGCGAGCAGCCGATCCTCCACGGCGACTGGCTCGCGCCGGAGGTGGCCGTCGTGTCCATCGGCTCGACCATCCCGGCCCAGCGCGAGATCGGCGCCAGCGTCGTCGCCGCGAGCGACCTCATCGTCTGCGACACCGTCGAGGAGGTCGTCGAGCAGACGGGCGACATGCTCGAAGCCGCCCGCGCCGGCATCGACTTCGCCGGTCGGACCTTCTCGCTGCACGACCTGCTCGCCGGAGCGCTGGACGAGCGGCTGGCGCACGCGCCGCGGCGCCTGTTCAAGTCGGTGGGCGGCGGACTCCAGGACGTCGTCGTCGCCGAGGTGATCGTCCGCCGCGCCCTGGAGGCGGGCCTGACCACGCCCTTGCCGATCGGGTTCGACACGAAGGAGTAG
- a CDS encoding dihydrodipicolinate synthase family protein, with the protein MADYTKDDARAWARERLTGCAAVTIPTFTADLKRLNEHAIRHDVERAVEHGFSYTLLMTETAITPEEAGRFTAVAREAAAGRLRLFAHAAFGTLEDNVEAVRTAEREGADLVLLAYPPQFWPTSEQEIYDWTREVCEATSLGVMLFGLPAWGFERVHPAGMPVSFVRRVLDTMPNVVAIKAEQGFPLVAGVCEMYHHFRDEVVISCPIESDAIPLMSVMDLQFSGTSNTQWMSDWYPRTFELARTGRWEEAMQRFWAVQPARQAATAATQAYIGGTTVLNRTMWKYQDWLAGYNGGPLRAPAMRVPDRFMKSLRAGLEAAGLPVTTDPDREFMTGRHPA; encoded by the coding sequence ATGGCCGACTACACCAAGGATGACGCGCGCGCCTGGGCCCGGGAGCGCCTGACCGGCTGCGCGGCCGTCACGATCCCGACGTTCACCGCTGACCTCAAGCGGCTCAACGAGCACGCGATCCGCCACGACGTCGAGCGGGCCGTCGAGCACGGGTTCAGCTACACGCTCCTGATGACGGAGACGGCCATCACGCCCGAGGAGGCCGGCCGGTTCACCGCCGTCGCGCGCGAGGCCGCGGCGGGGCGCCTGCGGCTGTTCGCCCACGCCGCGTTCGGCACGCTGGAGGACAACGTCGAAGCGGTGCGCACCGCCGAACGGGAGGGCGCCGATCTCGTCCTGCTCGCCTACCCGCCGCAGTTCTGGCCGACCAGCGAGCAGGAGATCTACGACTGGACCCGCGAGGTCTGCGAGGCGACGAGCCTCGGCGTGATGCTGTTCGGCCTGCCAGCGTGGGGCTTCGAGCGTGTCCATCCCGCCGGCATGCCGGTCTCCTTCGTGCGGCGGGTGCTCGACACGATGCCGAACGTCGTCGCCATCAAGGCCGAGCAGGGCTTCCCGCTCGTCGCCGGCGTGTGCGAGATGTACCACCACTTCCGCGACGAGGTCGTCATCAGCTGCCCGATCGAGTCCGACGCGATCCCGCTGATGAGCGTCATGGACCTGCAGTTCTCCGGGACCAGCAACACGCAGTGGATGAGCGACTGGTACCCGCGCACGTTCGAGCTGGCCCGCACCGGCCGCTGGGAGGAGGCGATGCAGCGCTTCTGGGCGGTGCAGCCCGCACGTCAGGCCGCCACCGCGGCGACCCAGGCCTACATCGGCGGCACGACCGTGCTCAACCGGACGATGTGGAAGTACCAGGACTGGCTGGCCGGATACAACGGCGGGCCGCTGCGCGCCCCGGCGATGCGCGTCCCTGACCGGTTCATGAAGTCCCTGCGCGCTGGCTTGGAGGCCGCGGGCCTGCCGGTCACGACCGACCCTGACCGGGAGTTCATGACCGGCCGCCATCCGGCCTGA
- a CDS encoding cobalamin-independent methionine synthase II family protein — protein sequence MPDTIRADHIGSLLRPPALLEEIHEIYDAGHTALLAAERAKDRTRLHQLEDEAIRRVVARQQDLGLEVVTDGEFRRLMYFNSFFDAVDGLAPSASKLHFRGDDGSVVEHEGPVAIVGRVAKRESPAAAEAQFVSGLTDRTVKVAFPTASFLVGQAALGPGIEAYGSTEEASAQLVGVLRELVDDAVAAGATYVQFDVSGYMMLSASPLGQLVRSRGIDLDALLEQMLEADRRLVAGLPDHVTICMHQCRGNYASRYLADHDGLGELGETFFSLPYDRFTLEWDGHVERTDADYAALERVPPGGPTVVLGVVSTRHPELESADAIAATVDRAARHVALEQLAISPQCGFSSALTTSDDDRPDGNLIDEDAQWRKLELLVTTAQRIWG from the coding sequence ATGCCCGACACCATCCGCGCCGACCACATCGGCAGCCTGCTGCGGCCGCCTGCGCTGCTCGAGGAGATCCACGAGATCTACGACGCAGGCCATACGGCGCTGCTCGCCGCGGAGCGCGCGAAGGATCGCACGCGGCTGCACCAGCTCGAGGACGAGGCGATACGGCGGGTCGTCGCGCGCCAGCAGGATCTCGGGCTCGAAGTCGTCACCGACGGCGAGTTCCGGCGCCTCATGTACTTCAACTCCTTCTTCGACGCCGTCGACGGGCTCGCCCCGAGCGCCTCGAAGCTGCACTTCCGCGGCGACGACGGCAGCGTCGTCGAGCACGAGGGGCCGGTCGCCATCGTGGGGCGCGTCGCCAAGCGCGAGAGCCCCGCGGCGGCCGAGGCGCAGTTCGTCTCGGGCCTCACCGACCGCACCGTCAAGGTGGCGTTCCCGACCGCGTCCTTCCTGGTCGGCCAGGCGGCCCTGGGCCCGGGCATCGAGGCCTACGGGTCGACCGAGGAGGCGTCCGCGCAGCTGGTCGGCGTGCTGCGCGAGCTGGTCGACGACGCCGTCGCGGCGGGCGCGACCTACGTCCAGTTCGACGTGAGCGGCTACATGATGCTGTCGGCCTCGCCGCTGGGCCAGCTGGTGCGCTCGCGCGGCATCGACCTCGACGCGCTCCTGGAGCAGATGCTGGAGGCCGACCGCCGCCTCGTCGCGGGCCTGCCCGACCACGTCACGATCTGCATGCACCAGTGCCGCGGCAACTACGCGTCACGCTACCTGGCCGACCACGACGGCCTGGGCGAGCTGGGCGAGACGTTCTTCTCGCTGCCCTACGACCGCTTCACCCTCGAGTGGGACGGCCACGTCGAGCGCACCGACGCCGACTATGCGGCGCTGGAGCGCGTGCCGCCCGGCGGGCCCACGGTCGTGCTCGGCGTCGTCAGCACGCGCCACCCGGAGCTCGAGTCGGCCGATGCCATCGCCGCGACGGTCGACCGCGCGGCGCGCCACGTCGCGCTCGAGCAGCTGGCGATCTCGCCGCAGTGCGGGTTCTCGTCCGCGCTGACGACGAGCGACGACGACCGCCCCGACGGCAACCTCATCGACGAGGACGCCCAGTGGCGCAAGCTCGAGCTCCTCGTGACGACCGCGCAGCGGATCTGGGGCTGA